The proteins below come from a single Serpentinimonas raichei genomic window:
- the rfbH gene encoding lipopolysaccharide biosynthesis protein RfbH: protein MFKASIHQGGIYKLPFPYTKLAQQKYRPALAITAPDSTGDARFVFITTTPPAASANRLALGADDFVGPALPFQSFVRPEKSMLLNGSLAVKQLAQLTPQALQTVLRHVIQDEVAHFSASAFAPREFVPGTSAIPPSGKLLDAAELQLMVEASLDGWLTTGRFNAQFEKKLAAFIGVKHLITVNSGSSANLVAFSTLTSPKLGQRAIRRGDEVIAVAAGFPTTVNPIIQFGAVPVFVDVDLHTHNIEASQIEAAIGPKTKAIMLAHSLGNPFNLDVVTALCKKHGLWLVEDCCDALGSTYRGQMVGTFGDMATLSFYPAHHITMGEGGAVFTHSDELKAIAESFRDWGRDCYCPPGKDNTCGKRYCWKLGSLPEGYDHKYTYGHLGYNLKITDMQAACGLAQLDKAPQFIAARKRNFAFLKERLAGCEEYVHLPQATEHADPSWFGFPITLRENCPVTRLDLLQYLEQNKIGTRLLFAGNLTRQPYMQGQNYRISGELRNTDTVMKHTFWIGVQPALTLEMLEFAAQRIESYLGINFH from the coding sequence ATGTTTAAGGCATCCATCCACCAAGGTGGCATCTACAAGTTGCCATTCCCCTACACCAAGCTGGCCCAGCAAAAATACCGACCGGCACTGGCCATTACCGCGCCCGACAGCACAGGCGACGCACGCTTCGTCTTCATTACCACCACCCCACCGGCTGCGTCGGCCAATCGCCTGGCCCTAGGGGCAGACGACTTTGTCGGCCCTGCCTTGCCATTCCAAAGCTTTGTGCGCCCCGAAAAATCCATGCTGCTCAACGGCAGCCTTGCGGTCAAGCAACTGGCGCAACTCACGCCCCAAGCGCTGCAAACCGTGTTGCGGCACGTCATTCAAGACGAAGTCGCGCATTTTTCGGCAAGCGCATTTGCGCCACGCGAGTTTGTGCCCGGCACAAGCGCCATTCCGCCCTCGGGCAAATTGCTCGACGCCGCCGAACTCCAACTCATGGTAGAGGCTTCGCTTGACGGCTGGCTGACCACGGGGCGCTTCAATGCCCAGTTCGAGAAAAAATTGGCAGCCTTCATTGGCGTCAAACACCTGATTACCGTCAACTCCGGCTCCTCGGCCAACCTGGTGGCGTTCAGCACCCTGACATCGCCCAAACTGGGCCAGCGCGCCATTCGCCGCGGTGACGAGGTGATCGCGGTGGCGGCGGGATTTCCAACCACGGTCAACCCCATCATCCAGTTTGGTGCAGTCCCCGTGTTTGTGGATGTGGACCTGCACACCCACAACATCGAAGCCAGCCAAATCGAGGCCGCCATTGGCCCCAAAACCAAGGCCATCATGCTGGCCCACAGCCTGGGCAACCCTTTCAACCTCGACGTGGTCACAGCACTGTGCAAAAAACACGGGCTTTGGCTGGTTGAAGACTGCTGCGACGCCCTGGGCAGCACCTACCGTGGACAGATGGTGGGAACCTTCGGCGACATGGCTACGCTGAGCTTTTACCCGGCACACCACATCACCATGGGCGAAGGCGGCGCGGTATTCACCCACAGCGACGAACTCAAAGCAATAGCCGAGAGCTTTCGCGATTGGGGCCGCGACTGCTACTGCCCGCCAGGCAAGGACAACACCTGCGGCAAGCGCTACTGCTGGAAGCTGGGCAGCTTGCCCGAAGGCTACGACCACAAATACACCTACGGGCACCTGGGCTACAACCTCAAGATCACCGACATGCAGGCCGCCTGCGGGCTGGCCCAGTTGGACAAGGCCCCGCAGTTCATTGCGGCGCGCAAACGCAATTTCGCCTTCCTCAAAGAGCGGCTTGCAGGCTGCGAGGAATACGTGCACCTGCCGCAAGCCACCGAGCACGCCGACCCCTCGTGGTTTGGCTTTCCCATTACGCTGCGCGAAAATTGTCCGGTAACGCGGCTGGACTTGCTGCAATACCTGGAGCAAAACAAAATCGGCACGCGCTTGCTGTTTGCTGGCAACCTCACGCGCCAGCCCTATATGCAAGGCCAAAACTACCGCATCAGCGGTGAGTTGCGCAATACCGACACGGTGATGAAGCACACCTTCTGGATCGGGGTGCAGCCAGCGCTCACGCTTGAAATGCTGGAGTTTGCCGCGCAACGGATCGAGAGCTACTTGGGCATCAACTTTCATTAA
- the rfbG gene encoding CDP-glucose 4,6-dehydratase, translating to MNPAFWSGKRVFVTGQTGFKGSWLCLWLQSLGAELTGFALAPPTQPNLFEQARVRAGMCSILGDIRELAHLQQAMQAARPEIVIHMAAQPLVRCSYQNPVETYATNVMGTVHLLESVRHTPEIRAVVNITTDKCYENREWVWGYRENEPMGGHDPYSNSKGCSELVTAAYRSSFFHTPGSAALATARAGNVIGGGDWAQDRLIPDILRAFEQGQPVRIRNPHAIRPWQHVLEPLSGYLALAERLYEQGHDYAQAWNFGPRDDDAQPVQWIVEHMVNSWGNGTHWQPDGGTHPHEAHHLKLDISKAQARLGWQPRWPLGMALQKTVEWHQAYLGASDMQQHSLQQIQDYMQTHTGAQTC from the coding sequence ATGAATCCGGCCTTTTGGAGCGGCAAACGGGTGTTCGTCACCGGGCAAACCGGCTTCAAAGGCAGTTGGTTGTGTTTGTGGCTGCAAAGCCTGGGTGCCGAGCTGACTGGCTTTGCTCTCGCCCCTCCTACGCAGCCAAACCTGTTCGAGCAGGCGCGCGTGCGCGCAGGCATGTGCTCCATCTTGGGTGACATCCGCGAGCTGGCCCACTTGCAGCAAGCCATGCAGGCGGCGCGGCCCGAGATCGTTATCCACATGGCCGCGCAGCCGCTGGTGCGCTGCTCGTACCAAAACCCGGTGGAAACCTACGCCACCAACGTCATGGGCACGGTGCATTTGCTGGAATCGGTGCGGCACACGCCCGAAATCCGGGCGGTTGTAAACATCACCACCGACAAATGCTACGAGAACCGGGAGTGGGTCTGGGGCTACCGGGAGAACGAGCCCATGGGCGGGCACGACCCCTACAGCAACAGCAAGGGCTGCTCTGAGCTGGTTACGGCTGCGTACCGCAGCTCCTTCTTCCACACGCCCGGCAGCGCAGCCTTGGCCACCGCCCGCGCAGGCAACGTCATTGGCGGCGGCGACTGGGCGCAAGACCGCCTCATCCCCGACATTCTCAGGGCCTTCGAGCAAGGCCAGCCCGTTCGCATTCGCAACCCACATGCCATCCGGCCTTGGCAGCATGTGCTGGAGCCATTGAGCGGCTACCTAGCCCTTGCCGAGCGGCTTTACGAACAAGGCCACGATTATGCTCAAGCTTGGAACTTTGGCCCGAGGGATGACGATGCACAGCCAGTGCAATGGATTGTTGAGCATATGGTGAACAGTTGGGGCAATGGCACCCATTGGCAGCCAGACGGTGGCACGCACCCGCACGAGGCACACCACCTCAAACTAGACATTTCCAAGGCCCAAGCCCGCTTAGGCTGGCAACCGCGCTGGCCTTTGGGCATGGCCCTGCAAAAAACCGTTGAGTGGCACCAAGCCTACCTGGGTGCAAGTGATATGCAACAGCACTCGCTCCAGCAAATACAAGACTACATGCAAACGCACACAGGAGCACAGACATGCTAG
- the rfbF gene encoding glucose-1-phosphate cytidylyltransferase produces the protein MKAVILAGGLGTRISEETALRPKPMVEIGGKPILWHIMKIYSHYGINDFIICCGYKGYVIKEYFANYFLHMSDVTFDMANNQMQVHQRYAEPWRVTLLDTGLDTMTGGRIKRAAPYLEGETAFCLTYGDGVADVDVRALIEFHQQQGVLATLTAALPPGRFGALDLADQRVRTFREKPQGDGALINGGFFVLSPAVLGYIADDATTWEREPVEALAKQGQLAAYAHSGFWQPMDTLRDKTHLEELWATGKAPWKVWS, from the coding sequence ATGAAAGCCGTGATATTGGCCGGTGGTTTGGGAACGCGCATCAGCGAAGAAACTGCGCTGCGCCCCAAACCGATGGTGGAAATCGGCGGCAAGCCGATTTTGTGGCACATCATGAAAATCTACTCCCATTACGGGATCAACGATTTCATCATCTGCTGCGGCTACAAAGGTTACGTCATCAAAGAGTATTTCGCCAACTACTTTTTGCACATGTCCGACGTCACCTTCGACATGGCCAACAACCAGATGCAGGTGCACCAGCGCTACGCCGAACCGTGGCGCGTCACCTTGCTCGACACCGGGCTCGACACCATGACCGGTGGCCGCATCAAGCGCGCAGCGCCTTATTTGGAAGGCGAAACCGCGTTTTGCCTCACCTACGGCGATGGGGTGGCCGATGTCGATGTCCGCGCCTTGATCGAATTTCACCAGCAACAAGGTGTGCTGGCCACCCTCACCGCCGCCTTGCCGCCGGGGCGCTTTGGCGCGCTCGACCTGGCCGACCAGCGGGTGCGCACCTTTCGCGAAAAACCCCAAGGCGACGGGGCCTTGATCAACGGCGGGTTTTTCGTGCTCTCCCCTGCCGTGCTCGGCTACATAGCGGATGACGCCACCACCTGGGAGCGCGAGCCGGTGGAAGCGCTGGCCAAACAGGGTCAACTCGCCGCCTACGCCCACAGCGGGTTCTGGCAACCCATGGACACCCTGCGCGACAAAACCCACCTCGAAGAACTCTGGGCCACTGGTAAGGCCCCTTGGAAGGTCTGGTCATGA
- a CDS encoding glycosyltransferase — MDIQRLLPAGLKPCSSVYQQGGQPYYIVAPAYDHRSAGVRLLHQLCSLLNQMGHEAYVSSHILGPELWTPPLSDAVKLSHYKAGKKPIVIYPEVVKGTPWQLGQPVRLVLNVPGHLGGDKDFGSTELVYTFHRAFHATAPVLRPPIQDLSEIVHGCLPQAQRSKIAYYHNRYSSMGGVLRDFGPDAIEISSKTPATHRETLQILKQAKILYTYENSAIVGEAVLSGCAVVFLPNPLLLKKFDKVLELDQLSGIAWGEDPAEVQRALDTVHLAAQEFEQLFAPWIEQLQSFIEQTQQAATALPFEQAWPQAALDQMPGIYTNAADKAARADRQLWRRLHPQYTQWRQRSSLREIDADIYAEHLAAGRVEPLTAVIDQRGATLEALADTLDSLAQCLGQAVQVQIVADTSAPEGLADAPGIVWHQVAAGQALPTLALPTDWVLLLASGTALAPRALMEWGLAVAEFPQARLIYADEDLHQGDSEERYPFFKPDANVELLRCMNYLGPAVAVQGALWQQLGQPLPGAELYAAALALLARYGRPVLGHIDTVLVHGGSGMASASEAQEFDFALQVLQQQGLADRLQPLPRLGTWLVPHRLQGPAQVSLVVPTGLQTGYLRSLLLAAAKLNDMPLAEAILVCQPQYADEVRLASADILNVPVHIVLLPEGEYNHAAALNAGIARASGEFVLVCDDDTEPLHPGWLERLVAIAQQSDVGLVAPRLLSSKEAEPKVVGGPVLLGVQGLAGSYCGEEGWLDEAGVYSRLQLTQDTSAVSGHCXVLRXAHWERVGGLREQRYPLFXGVLDLCLRLGALGLRHVWTPLSHLVHHGGKTLQVRRSEMHDQIRLADQELAERRQVLEDWAAELAQDRCYNRQLSLLRPFDIEAHIVIDWNPRRRDRARALALPLHSGAGQYRVIEPLHALQDAGLVQGCVIMPMAGGVQRILQPLELRRAQPDVLVLQHAVDDGQLSQVRHYKRAAPDTLIVQMVDDLLGEVPDKHPNRVFQSREGHQRMVQALRASDRLIVTTDTLLQHYRQYVPDVRLVPNSLDRHWFALDVKREPGERLRVGWIGAGQHQGDLELIAPIVAEFAAEVDWVFMGMSIDAIKPHLKEFHSFVSIADYPAKMATLNLDIAIAPLQDNPFNRCKSNLRLIEYGAMGWPVVCSDVFPYRTDDAPVLRCNTPEEWRAALRRLIDDAALRAQLGQQLRQWVHEKYALQGLTQRWRDAIFSEQPPHSGSAA; from the coding sequence TTGGATATTCAACGCCTGCTTCCCGCTGGCCTCAAGCCGTGTTCGAGCGTGTACCAGCAGGGCGGGCAGCCCTACTACATCGTAGCCCCAGCCTACGACCACCGCTCGGCCGGTGTGCGCTTGCTGCACCAGCTTTGCAGCCTGCTCAACCAAATGGGGCACGAGGCGTATGTAAGCAGCCACATACTTGGCCCGGAGCTCTGGACTCCGCCCCTGAGCGATGCGGTCAAGCTGTCGCACTACAAAGCCGGCAAAAAACCCATCGTCATTTACCCCGAGGTGGTCAAAGGCACACCCTGGCAACTCGGCCAGCCGGTGCGCTTGGTGCTGAATGTACCAGGGCACCTGGGTGGCGATAAAGACTTTGGCAGCACCGAACTGGTTTACACTTTTCACCGGGCTTTTCATGCCACCGCACCCGTGCTGCGGCCGCCCATACAGGACTTGAGCGAGATCGTTCACGGCTGCCTGCCCCAAGCGCAGCGCAGCAAAATTGCTTACTACCACAACCGCTACAGCAGCATGGGTGGGGTGCTGCGCGATTTTGGCCCCGATGCGATCGAGATTTCCAGCAAAACCCCGGCCACGCACCGCGAAACCCTGCAAATTTTGAAGCAGGCCAAAATACTTTACACCTACGAGAATTCCGCCATAGTGGGCGAGGCCGTTTTGAGCGGCTGTGCGGTGGTGTTTCTGCCCAACCCCTTGTTGCTGAAAAAATTTGACAAGGTTCTGGAGCTGGACCAACTCAGCGGCATCGCCTGGGGCGAAGACCCCGCCGAAGTGCAGCGCGCCCTCGACACCGTACACCTGGCGGCGCAGGAATTCGAGCAACTCTTTGCGCCTTGGATCGAGCAACTGCAAAGCTTCATCGAGCAAACCCAGCAAGCCGCCACTGCCCTGCCCTTTGAGCAAGCCTGGCCGCAAGCTGCGCTGGACCAGATGCCCGGCATTTACACCAACGCCGCCGACAAAGCCGCGCGCGCCGACCGCCAGCTCTGGCGCCGCTTGCACCCGCAATACACCCAGTGGCGCCAGCGCAGCAGCCTGCGCGAGATCGACGCCGACATCTACGCCGAGCACCTCGCAGCCGGCCGAGTCGAGCCACTCACCGCAGTCATAGACCAGCGCGGTGCCACGCTCGAAGCCCTGGCCGACACGCTCGACAGCCTGGCCCAGTGCCTGGGGCAGGCGGTGCAGGTGCAGATCGTGGCCGACACCAGCGCGCCCGAGGGCTTGGCCGATGCACCCGGCATCGTCTGGCACCAGGTGGCTGCGGGGCAAGCGCTGCCTACCTTGGCACTGCCCACAGACTGGGTGTTGCTGCTGGCCAGCGGTACTGCACTGGCCCCACGCGCCCTCATGGAGTGGGGCTTGGCGGTGGCCGAATTCCCACAGGCGCGCCTGATCTACGCCGACGAAGACCTGCACCAAGGCGACTCCGAGGAGCGCTACCCCTTCTTCAAGCCCGATGCCAACGTCGAGCTGCTGCGCTGCATGAACTACCTCGGCCCAGCCGTGGCGGTGCAGGGCGCGCTCTGGCAGCAACTCGGCCAGCCGCTGCCGGGGGCCGAGCTCTACGCCGCCGCACTGGCGCTGCTGGCCCGCTATGGCCGGCCCGTGCTCGGGCATATCGACACCGTGCTGGTGCATGGCGGCAGCGGCATGGCCAGTGCCTCCGAGGCGCAAGAGTTCGACTTTGCGCTGCAAGTGCTGCAGCAGCAAGGCTTGGCCGATCGCTTGCAGCCGCTGCCGCGCTTGGGCACTTGGCTGGTGCCGCACCGCTTGCAGGGGCCAGCCCAAGTCTCGCTGGTGGTGCCCACGGGCTTGCAGACCGGTTATCTGCGCAGCCTCTTGCTCGCAGCCGCCAAGCTCAACGACATGCCGCTGGCCGAAGCCATACTGGTGTGCCAGCCGCAGTACGCCGATGAAGTGCGACTAGCCAGCGCCGACATCTTGAATGTGCCGGTGCATATCGTGCTGCTGCCCGAGGGCGAGTACAACCATGCCGCCGCGCTCAACGCCGGCATCGCGCGCGCCAGCGGCGAATTCGTGCTGGTCTGCGACGACGACACCGAACCGCTGCACCCCGGCTGGCTGGAGCGCCTTGTCGCCATCGCCCAGCAAAGCGATGTGGGCCTGGTGGCCCCGCGCCTGCTCTCGTCCAAAGAGGCCGAGCCCAAAGTGGTGGGCGGCCCGGTGCTGCTCGGGGTGCAGGGGCTGGCGGGCAGCTACTGTGGCGAAGAAGGCTGGCTCGATGAGGCCGGGGTCTATTCGCGCCTGCAACTCACGCAAGACACCAGCGCCGTNAGCGGCCACTGCTTNGTGCTGCGCAANGCGCACTGGGAGCGCGTGGGCGGNTTGCGCGAGCAGCGCTACCCGCTGTTCNTNGGCGTGCTCGATCTGTGCCTGCGCCTNGGTGCGCTGGGCCTGCGCCACGTTTGGACGCCACTGAGCCACCTCGTACACCACGGCGGCAAAACGCTGCAGGTGCGCCGCAGCGAGATGCACGATCAAATCCGCTTGGCCGACCAAGAGCTGGCCGAACGCCGCCAGGTGCTCGAAGACTGGGCCGCCGAACTGGCGCAAGACCGCTGCTACAACCGCCAGCTCTCGCTGCTGCGCCCTTTCGACATCGAAGCCCACATCGTGATCGACTGGAACCCACGCCGGCGCGACCGAGCGCGCGCGCTGGCGCTGCCGCTGCACAGCGGGGCCGGGCAGTACCGGGTGATCGAGCCGCTGCACGCCTTGCAGGATGCGGGCTTGGTGCAAGGCTGTGTGATCATGCCCATGGCGGGCGGGGTGCAGCGGATATTGCAGCCGCTGGAGCTGCGCCGCGCCCAGCCCGATGTGCTGGTGCTGCAACACGCCGTCGATGACGGGCAGCTCAGCCAGGTGCGGCACTACAAACGCGCCGCGCCAGATACCCTGATCGTGCAAATGGTGGACGACTTGCTAGGCGAAGTGCCCGACAAGCACCCCAACCGCGTGTTCCAGAGCCGCGAAGGGCACCAGCGCATGGTGCAGGCGCTGCGCGCCAGCGACCGCTTGATCGTCACCACCGATACCCTGCTGCAGCACTACCGCCAGTACGTGCCCGATGTGCGCCTGGTGCCCAACAGCCTGGACCGGCACTGGTTTGCGCTCGACGTGAAGCGCGAGCCGGGGGAGCGCTTGCGTGTGGGTTGGATCGGGGCCGGCCAGCACCAAGGCGACCTCGAACTCATCGCCCCTATCGTGGCCGAATTTGCCGCCGAAGTCGATTGGGTCTTCATGGGAATGAGCATAGACGCCATCAAGCCGCACCTGAAAGAGTTTCACTCCTTCGTCTCGATCGCCGACTACCCGGCCAAAATGGCCACGCTCAATCTCGACATCGCCATTGCGCCGCTGCAAGACAACCCGTTCAACCGCTGCAAAAGCAATCTGCGCCTGATCGAATACGGGGCCATGGGCTGGCCGGTGGTGTGCTCCGATGTCTTCCCCTACCGCACCGACGACGCGCCGGTGCTGCGCTGCAATACCCCAGAAGAATGGCGCGCCGCACTGCGCCGCCTGATCGACGATGCCGCCCTGCGCGCCCAACTGGGGCAGCAGTTGCGCCAGTGGGTACATGAAAAATACGCCCTGCAAGGCCTGACCCAGCGCTGGCGCGATGCGATTTTTTCCGAGCAACCGCCTCACAGCGGCAGCGCAGCATGA
- a CDS encoding flagellin has product MALTINTNVMSLNAQRNTAQTQGQMAVTLQRLSSGLRVNSAKDDAAGLAIAERMNTQVRGMNVAIRNANDGISLAQVAEGGLAVMTDLMQRMRELAVQSINSTNTTGAVGDIAALNQEFTQLRDEVNRTIGAVQFNGTNLFTTTTDFNFQVGANSGQTITIAGAAMNINAAAGGMSGVTQAGGSASGLNTTVNAANSAVLVALDTALATVNSTRATLGAVQSRFENTINFLRTSVENQSAARGRIMDADFAAETASLSRAQILQQAGTAMIAQANQIPQGVLRLLQG; this is encoded by the coding sequence ATGGCCCTGACCATCAACACCAACGTGATGTCGCTCAACGCGCAGCGCAACACGGCCCAAACCCAAGGGCAGATGGCCGTTACCTTGCAGCGCCTCTCCTCGGGCCTGCGCGTCAACAGCGCCAAAGACGACGCCGCCGGCTTGGCGATTGCCGAGCGCATGAACACCCAAGTGCGCGGCATGAATGTGGCCATCCGCAACGCCAACGACGGCATCTCGTTGGCTCAAGTGGCTGAAGGCGGCTTGGCCGTAATGACCGACCTGATGCAGCGCATGCGCGAGCTCGCCGTGCAGTCGATCAACTCGACCAACACCACGGGTGCAGTGGGCGACATCGCTGCCCTGAACCAAGAATTCACCCAGTTGCGCGACGAAGTCAACCGCACCATCGGCGCGGTGCAGTTCAACGGCACCAATCTCTTTACCACCACCACCGACTTTAACTTCCAGGTCGGGGCCAACAGCGGCCAGACCATCACCATCGCCGGCGCTGCCATGAACATCAACGCCGCCGCCGGCGGCATGTCGGGTGTGACGCAAGCTGGTGGCAGCGCCTCCGGCCTCAACACCACCGTGAACGCCGCCAACTCGGCCGTGCTGGTGGCACTCGACACCGCCTTGGCCACCGTCAACTCCACCCGCGCCACCCTGGGTGCGGTGCAGAGCCGCTTCGAGAACACCATCAACTTCCTGCGCACCTCGGTAGAAAACCAGTCGGCCGCCCGCGGGCGCATCATGGACGCCGACTTTGCCGCCGAAACCGCCAGCCTGAGCCGCGCCCAGATCCTGCAGCAGGCTGGCACCGCCATGATCGCGCAGGCCAACCAGATTCCGCAGGGCGTGTTGCGGCTGTTGCAGGGTTAA
- the fliD gene encoding flagellar filament capping protein FliD has protein sequence MAISSPGIGSGLDVNAIVRQLVAIERRPIQQLESQAGSLRTQLSAFARVRSDLAGLQDAAARLLDPSLWGSRNFSSSNSTALTGSAGSSALTSNFSVQIARLAQSQGAASTGRAVDAPIGAAGTLEFRVGTWSGNSFGGGTPVSVAVQANDTLSTLAARINESNAGVSALVLRSGGQEQLMLRGSNTGAAAGFEVRALDGGGAPITDSTSALGSLNHFHNGTALVGMGRTQDALDAQFSVDGVALTSPTNTVANVVPGLTLNLQQSTTATLPGSPATAVQVSVQQNNTVVREAIEAFRVAYNRINATLSELTRADPAGNADGPLQADGTARRLQTALRQLVMSDGPSGSPLGRLSDMGLQVQRDGSLGVNNTRLDAAMANQEGMRRLLSHTGSAGADVGIARRLRDFALAANGTEGSVNGRNSAIQASIERKNDRIERLEDRLVRTQASLLAQYSRLDANLGAINGLGSFVTQQLAQWNRSNN, from the coding sequence ATGGCTATTTCATCACCCGGCATCGGCAGCGGACTCGACGTCAACGCCATCGTGCGCCAGTTGGTGGCCATTGAGCGGCGCCCGATCCAGCAACTCGAATCCCAAGCCGGCAGCCTGCGCACCCAGCTCTCGGCCTTTGCGCGTGTGCGCTCCGACTTGGCCGGCCTGCAAGACGCCGCCGCGCGCCTGCTCGACCCCAGCCTGTGGGGCAGCCGCAACTTCAGCTCCAGCAACAGCACCGCCCTCACAGGCAGCGCCGGCAGTTCGGCCTTGACCAGCAACTTTTCGGTGCAGATCGCACGGCTGGCGCAGTCGCAAGGGGCGGCTTCGACCGGGCGCGCGGTCGATGCCCCCATCGGGGCGGCAGGCACGCTGGAGTTTCGCGTCGGCACCTGGAGCGGCAACAGCTTTGGCGGCGGCACCCCGGTTTCGGTCGCAGTGCAAGCAAACGACACCTTGAGCACGCTGGCGGCGCGTATCAACGAGAGCAACGCCGGCGTGTCGGCGCTGGTGCTGCGCAGCGGCGGGCAGGAGCAGCTTATGTTGCGCGGCAGCAACACCGGCGCGGCGGCGGGCTTTGAGGTGCGCGCGCTCGACGGCGGCGGTGCCCCCATCACCGATTCCACCAGCGCCTTGGGCAGCCTGAACCACTTCCACAACGGCACCGCCTTGGTCGGCATGGGGCGCACCCAAGACGCGCTGGACGCGCAGTTCAGCGTCGATGGCGTGGCCCTTACATCGCCCACCAACACCGTGGCCAACGTGGTGCCGGGCCTCACACTCAATTTGCAACAAAGCACCACCGCCACCCTGCCCGGCAGCCCAGCCACGGCGGTGCAGGTGTCGGTGCAACAAAACAACACCGTGGTGCGCGAGGCCATCGAAGCCTTCCGGGTTGCCTACAACCGCATCAACGCCACCTTGTCGGAACTCACCCGCGCCGACCCTGCCGGCAACGCCGACGGCCCGCTGCAGGCCGACGGCACCGCCCGGCGGCTGCAAACGGCGCTGCGCCAGTTGGTGATGAGCGATGGCCCGAGCGGCTCGCCCTTGGGCCGCTTGAGTGACATGGGCCTGCAAGTGCAGCGCGACGGCTCACTGGGCGTCAACAACACCCGGCTCGATGCCGCCATGGCCAACCAAGAGGGCATGCGCCGCCTGCTCTCCCACACCGGCAGCGCCGGGGCCGACGTGGGCATCGCACGGCGCTTGCGCGACTTTGCCTTGGCCGCCAACGGCACCGAGGGCTCGGTGAACGGCCGCAACAGCGCCATCCAAGCCAGCATCGAGCGCAAGAACGACCGCATCGAGCGGCTCGAAGACCGGCTGGTGCGCACCCAAGCCAGCCTGCTGGCCCAATACAGCCGGCTAGATGCCAATCTGGGGGCCATAAACGGCTTGGGCAGCTTCGTGACGCAGCAACTGGCGCAGTGGAACCGCAGCAACAACTAG
- a CDS encoding flagellin yields MVMSINTNVNSLTAQRNAAATQSSLAVSLQRLSSGLRVNSAKDDAAGLAIAERMNTQVRGMNVAIRNANDGISLAQTAEGGLSVMSDMMQRMRELAVQSINSTNTPADIAALNQEFTQLRDEVNRTIGAVQFNGTNLFTTTNDFNFQVGANSAQTITIAGAAMNINAAVGGMSGVTQAGGGASGLNTTVNAANSAVLVALDTALATVNSTRATLGAVQSRFENTVNFLRTSVENQSAARGRIMDADFAAETANLSRSQILQQAGTAMIAQANQLPQGVLALLR; encoded by the coding sequence ATGGTCATGTCGATCAACACCAACGTCAATTCGCTCACCGCGCAGCGCAACGCAGCCGCCACCCAGAGCTCGCTGGCTGTCTCGCTGCAGCGCCTGTCTTCGGGCCTGCGCGTCAACAGCGCCAAAGACGACGCCGCCGGCTTGGCCATCGCCGAGCGCATGAACACCCAAGTGCGCGGGATGAATGTGGCCATCCGCAACGCCAACGACGGCATCTCCTTGGCGCAGACCGCCGAAGGCGGCCTGTCGGTGATGAGCGATATGATGCAGCGCATGCGCGAGCTGGCGGTGCAGTCGATCAACTCGACCAACACCCCGGCCGACATCGCGGCCCTGAACCAAGAATTCACCCAGTTGCGCGACGAAGTCAACCGCACCATCGGCGCGGTGCAGTTCAACGGCACCAATCTCTTTACCACCACCAACGACTTCAACTTCCAGGTCGGGGCCAACAGCGCCCAGACCATCACCATCGCCGGCGCTGCCATGAACATCAACGCCGCCGTCGGCGGCATGTCGGGTGTGACGCAAGCTGGTGGCGGCGCCTCCGGCCTCAACACCACCGTGAACGCCGCCAACTCGGCCGTGCTGGTGGCACTCGACACCGCCTTGGCCACCGTCAACTCCACCCGCGCCACCCTGGGTGCGGTGCAGAGCCGCTTCGAGAACACCGTCAACTTCTTGCGCACCTCGGTAGAAAACCAGTCCGCCGCCCGCGGGCGCATCATGGACGCCGACTTTGCTGCCGAAACCGCCAACCTAAGCCGCAGCCAAATCCTGCAACAGGCTGGCACCGCCATGATCGCGCAAGCCAACCAGTTGCCCCAAGGCGTGCTGGCGCTGCTGCGCTGA